ATTCATCTCAATCATTTCTTTAACATGCTCGGTTGCCTGGCACCAAATATCCGGCTCTAAAATATTGAGGTCAGCCAAATCAGATTTAAACGCCTTAGTATATCGGTCAGCCAGTTTCATTAAACTGTCTGCTGATGGTTTTAGGCCTTCTCGTTTTAACGCTTTTTGCATTTTGTCTTCTCCTGCGTCAGCGTCAGAAACCAAGTGTCCAACATCAGTAATATTCATCACATGTTTAACTTTATAGCCGTTAAAAATCAAAACACGCTTTAAAATATCTTCAAAAAGATACGCTTTCAAATTTCCAATATGCGCAAAATTATAAACCGTCGGACCGCAAGTGTACAGCCCGACATTATTGCCTTTTATAGCCGTAAATTTTTCCTTTTTGTGAGTTAAAGTATTATAGAGTTTCATTACTTTAAGTTTAACTCAAATTTTAAACCTTAGCAAATAATTTAGTGCTTAAATATTTTTCACCACGGTCCGGAAAGATAGTAACAATATTCCCGCTTTTGATTTTCTTAGCAACTTTTTGACTAGCCAGCATAGCTGCCCCGCTGCTCATCCCAACGAAAATTCCCTCTTTTTTAATAATTTGTCGCGCCACTTCAAATGCTTGTTCTGTGTCAATCATAATAATCTCGTCAAGTTTTTTGCGGTCATAAATAGCCGGTATCAAAGCTTCTCGCATGTTCTTTAATCCTTGAATATAATGGCCCTTAGTTGGCTCCGCGCTAACGATTTTAACTTTGGGATTATACTTTTTTAGATAAGCAGAAACACCCATTAGTGTACCGGAAGTGCCAATTGCCGCTACAAAATAATCAATCTTTCCTTTAGTTTGTTTCCAAATTTCTTGAGCCGTAGTTTCATAATGAGCGATTTTGTTATATTTATTAGAGAATTGATCCGGTTGAAAATACTTTTCTGGATATCTTTTAACCGACTCTTTAACCTGCATTATCGCCCCATCAGTTCCTTTAGTAGGATTTGTTAAGATTACTTTAGCGCCAAAAGCTTTTATCATTTTTATTCGTTCAATTGACACTGCTTTACTTATAATTATCTCTACTTTATACCCCTTAACTACCCCAATCATAGCCAAAGCAATACCCGTGTTGCCTGAAGTCGCCTCAATTATTATTTTGCCTGCAGTCAATTTACCCGCGGCTTCTGCTTGCTCAATCATTTTTAAGGCAACCCTGTCTTTAATACTTCCGCCAGGATTAGCTCCTTCAATTTTGGCATAAATATTAACTTTTGGATTAGGATTTAGTTTGTTGATTTTTACTAATGGAGTATTGCCGATTGTCTCTAAAATATTTTTATACATCATATTTTTATTTGTTAAAATTAAAAAATTCCCAATTTCTCGGGAATCACATGTTTTTTACATCAGACAACGAATTTATTTCAAACCTAAACACAGCATCCCCGAGATTTTCTCAAGAATACAGCAACAAGCGATAGATTGTATTTTAAAAATATTTTTCATCTTAATTATATATTACCTTCTCCCCAAAGAATGTCAAGGGAATTATTTGGATAGCATTAGATTTGAGCCGTGTTATGTGTTTCGTGTTACTTGACGTTTAAATCCATTTTTTTCTTTTGAAATACATATACATAGCAACCGAGCCGACAGCCATAACCATAACGATGAACCAGAAACCATACGGGTGGTCAGCAAACGGCATAGCGCCCAGAGTGTTCATACCGAATATTGCCGCAAGCAAAGTCAGGGGGAAGACAATTACGGAAAAGATTGTTAAGGTTTTCATGATATTACTCAAGCGGAAATTTGTCAAGGATTCATGCGTTTCGTAGAGAGCGCTGATTGAGTCTTTATAATTTTCCAGCAAATCCCAAATTTCTTTGGTGTATTCGATTAGTTCAGAGAAATAAGGAGCAAGATTTTCACGAGGATAAATGGTTTCGGAGTCTCTAATTAATTTTTTGTAAACATTTTTATGGGCCTGCATGGATTTTCTAAAGTAAACAATGTTTCGTTTGATGTTTAATATCTCACCGATTGTTTGCCGGTTGAATTCGCCAAAAATCTTTTTTTCTACCCGGTCAATATCCCAGCTAATGTGATTAAGCATGGGGAAACAATAAAGCAAGAGTTTATCCAAAAGTTCGTAAAGAAGACGAGAAGAGGTATGACAGAAAAGTTTTGCCCGCATAGCTTCGTTCGTTTGGCAGAGTTCAAAAAGTTTTATAATCGGTTGGAGCTCGTCACTGTGAACAGTAATTAATTTGTCAGCCAGGATAAAAAAGTCAACCTCCGAGGCGTAGGTTTTTTTTGTTTTCCGGTCATATACGGGAAACTGAAGAACAGCAAAAAGATAATCATCGCGTTCAATTAGCTTTGGTCGTTGCAGGGGCGGCAAGCAGTCTTTTAAATCATGCTCATGAAAATCAAAGTTGCTAGCCAAAAAGCCCAGCTCTTTTTCACCGGGATTGGCGATGTTAATCCAGGTTGAATTGTTGTGTTCTATAATTTTTATGTTTTCCATAAAATAAATTGCTATATTGCTAAATTTTTAAATTGTTGATACTAGTGACAATTAGCAGAACCAAAAACAATTTAACAATTTAGCAATGAATGTAGCCTTCCTTTATATTGTACACCCTTTAGAGTAATCCACAATGTTTGTTGCTATGAGAAAAAAATGATATACTAATTACAGTATACCAAAAATTAAAAAAATAAGGAAATGGCAGACATGAAATTTATCAATAAAGACAAAAAAGAGGGCGTGAGTCCTCCGGGTTTTGGGGTTGAACAAAAGGCGGAAGTTGAGACCAAGCTTCAGCCATTTCCAGAAATTAAAGCTAAAGAATTCCCAAAAGAAAAAAAGTCTAAAGCTGGGGATAAACCTCAAGCCGAGCAAGAAGGTCCAAGCACCACTGTTCCGTCAGCGCAAGCTCCATCTTCAACCC
This is a stretch of genomic DNA from Patescibacteria group bacterium. It encodes these proteins:
- a CDS encoding cysteine synthase family protein encodes the protein MYKNILETIGNTPLVKINKLNPNPKVNIYAKIEGANPGGSIKDRVALKMIEQAEAAGKLTAGKIIIEATSGNTGIALAMIGVVKGYKVEIIISKAVSIERIKMIKAFGAKVILTNPTKGTDGAIMQVKESVKRYPEKYFQPDQFSNKYNKIAHYETTAQEIWKQTKGKIDYFVAAIGTSGTLMGVSAYLKKYNPKVKIVSAEPTKGHYIQGLKNMREALIPAIYDRKKLDEIIMIDTEQAFEVARQIIKKEGIFVGMSSGAAMLASQKVAKKIKSGNIVTIFPDRGEKYLSTKLFAKV
- a CDS encoding magnesium transporter CorA family protein — encoded protein: MENIKIIEHNNSTWINIANPGEKELGFLASNFDFHEHDLKDCLPPLQRPKLIERDDYLFAVLQFPVYDRKTKKTYASEVDFFILADKLITVHSDELQPIIKLFELCQTNEAMRAKLFCHTSSRLLYELLDKLLLYCFPMLNHISWDIDRVEKKIFGEFNRQTIGEILNIKRNIVYFRKSMQAHKNVYKKLIRDSETIYPRENLAPYFSELIEYTKEIWDLLENYKDSISALYETHESLTNFRLSNIMKTLTIFSVIVFPLTLLAAIFGMNTLGAMPFADHPYGFWFIVMVMAVGSVAMYMYFKRKKWI